The proteins below are encoded in one region of Ferruginibacter lapsinanis:
- a CDS encoding helix-turn-helix domain-containing protein gives MKIYVRNMACESCKMVVKEALEELNISPIKVELGEIETKEPISDDKKRKLNNRIKKVGLELLEKKQGVLIEKVRKVMIDYVYNSDEKPNIKFSVLLSEKLGHSYTYLANFFSEVEATTIEQYIISLKIERIKELIIFKEHSFSEIADMLHYSSVGHLSTQFKKATGLTPTHFKALKEKRRITIQNI, from the coding sequence CGAAAGCTGCAAAATGGTTGTTAAAGAAGCTCTGGAAGAACTTAATATTTCGCCAATAAAAGTAGAACTAGGGGAAATAGAAACCAAAGAGCCTATTTCTGATGACAAAAAAAGGAAACTGAACAACAGGATCAAAAAAGTTGGGCTAGAATTATTAGAAAAAAAACAGGGTGTATTAATAGAGAAGGTAAGAAAGGTTATGATAGACTACGTCTACAATTCTGATGAGAAACCCAATATCAAGTTCTCTGTTTTATTAAGTGAAAAATTAGGGCATAGTTATACTTATTTAGCCAATTTCTTTTCAGAAGTTGAAGCTACTACGATAGAGCAGTATATTATTTCTTTAAAAATTGAACGAATAAAGGAATTGATCATATTCAAAGAACACTCTTTTTCTGAAATTGCAGATATGCTGCATTATAGTAGTGTTGGGCATCTGTCTACACAATTTAAAAAAGCGACAGGATTAACCCCCACACATTTTAAAGCATTAAAGGAAAAAAGAAGAATTACTATTCAAAATATTTAG